The Anoplopoma fimbria isolate UVic2021 breed Golden Eagle Sablefish chromosome 10, Afim_UVic_2022, whole genome shotgun sequence sequence AACGAGATAATAATGACAGCAGATAAATTATAGATAAATCCGTCCGGTCGAACATGATCCTTTAGATATTAGATATTAGATATTCTCACCGTTTTGAGCGCCTCCTTCACGAGGTCATCCTCCAGATTGGCCTGGATGTGAACTGCAGGAGACGGAGAGGATCAACGTTTAAGACAAATTAACCAGAAACTCGTTACGCTGCTGTAGATTCTCTTTAAAAATACAGATAGtaacttaaaaaacactttttatttcctACCTCATATGTGCAATAATGTGTATCAACTCAATCTGATTATattgaaattaaacattaataagTTTCAttaagattacaacagaagaatataaaaaaatatataaacatatatgaacgatagaataacaattattaagtgGAAAGAGATAATACTGACAGCACTGCAATATAGAAAACAATAGCAATAAGTCTAAGGTAAATAAACAATGTTTGAAATtcaattaaaagagaaaaagttaaatacaacaacaaagattaaaTTCACAATTCCTGACAGAAGCACATATGCCTTACTGTCCACTTCATCCAGGATGAACTCATCCGTGGTGAGGTCCAGTTCTCCCAGGTTCAGGTTGGTGATGTCTCCATCAGTGTTctagagaaacaaaaaaaataattattaagaATTTGTCTTAGATGGTGGAAAAAACTTAAACACAAATAAGTAAAGGACGTTTAGGGTTACAACTACTTTATATAACTActttcatatatatgtatatatatatacatatatatgaaaatgtaaacatatatacatatatatgaaaatgtaaacacatatatatgaaaatgtaaacatatatatatgaaaatgtaaacatatatatatatatatgaaaatgtaaacatatatatatacatatatatgaaaatgtaaatatatatgtatatatatatacatatatatatatatatatatatatatatatatataaatataaacatatatatatatatatatatatataaatataaacatatatatatatatatatatatatatatataaacattatatttccATTCTTGTCCCCATGTCATCCATTGACCACCAGTGACGTCACGGTGTTGCATTCAGCTCTCCGGTGTTTCCTGACCGGAAGCAGAGAGCTCGTTATAAACACGTGTAGCTGAGGACACACGGACGCCGTCACCTCGTCCTGCAGGTACGCCATGGCCTCGTCCGTCGGGTTCCCCGCCGTGTTCACACCGGGAGCAGCTCCGGCGGCTGCAGCAGCGACCTCCGCCATGACGGGTCTGCTCCTAcgtcacacagaaacacaggagaAAGGTTCCGCCTCGAAGGCACCGGAACCTCAGTCTCACAATTAAgtttgtgaataaaaacaagctcataatttaaatatatattaaatgaaacaacaacaataaattttattcatttattctgcgTAAATATAGTTGTTTGTTCGGCGTTGCAACTTTCTCGTCGGACAGATTCAAAACCACGCACTGACTTCCGTTCTCGTCACCGTCAAAGTCTCGCGAGAACAGCGTCACTTCCTCTTCGCTCGGAACATACTTCCAAGATGGTGAGTGCGATTTCTGTCAACCCGATATAGGTTTTAAATCTTCAATCATCTGGCGCTGGAGTGGCCGGATGACTACGGTGTGACACTACATGTGTTCTGTAGAGTCTGTGTGAGCGGATACATGTGGAATTGTTGGCGTGGAAGTATAAAAACGAGTTTATTGAGACCGTTTAGTGTCGATGCGGAGCCGAGTCTGTGGACGGCTAAAGCTAACTAGCATGGTGTGCTCACTCTGTGGCGGGATGGTCCTGTAGTCTGGTCCCTGTAGTCTGGTCCCTGGTCCCTGTAGTCTGGTCCCTGTAGTAGTCTGGTCCCTGTAGTAGTCTGGTCCCTGTAGTCTGGTCCTGTAGTCTGGTCCCTGTAGTCtggtcctgtagtcctgtagtctgGGTCCTGTAGTCTGGTCCCTGTAGTCTGGTCCTGTAGTCTGGTCCCTGTAGTCTGGTCCCTGTAGTCTGGTCCTGTAGTCTGTCTGGTCCCTGTAGTCTGGTCCTGTAGTCTAGTCCTGTAGTCTGGTCCCTGTAGTCTAGTCCTGTAGTCTGGTCCCTGTAGTCCCCTGTAgtctgtagtcctgtagtctgGTCCTGTAGTCTGGTCCCTGTAGTCTGGTCCTGTAGTCTGGTCCCTGTAGTCTGGTCCTGTAGTCtggtcctgtagtcctgtagtctgGTCCTGTAGTCCTGGTCCCCTGTAGTCtggtcctgtagtcctgtagtcctgtagtcctgtagtctaGTCCTGTAGTCTGGTCCTGTGGTCCTGTAGTCTGGTCCCTGTAGTCCTGGTCCTGTAGTCTGGCTCGGTTTGGGGGGTCTGTTGGTCTTGGTCGGGTTAGTCTGGGTCGGTCTGGTCCCTTTAGTCTGTTGGTCTGGCTCGGTTTGGAGGTTTTCATCAGCCTTTGATGGTGAACGTGCTTCTAGATTTAGTCAAATCAACAGACTAGAGGGATGTGGTCTCTCCCTGAGGACCAGGTCTGCATGGCGTCCTGCTTTAGGACCAGGTCTGCATGGTGTCCCTGCTGTAGGACCAGGTCTGGAGGAGTCTTGTAGTCTAGGGGAGTCCTCTAGTCTGGGTTAGTCTGGTCCCTTTAGTCTGGAGGTTTTCATCAGCCTTCTAGATTTAGTCAAATCAACAGACTAGAGGGACGTGGTCTCTCCCTGAGGATCAGGTCTGCATGGCGTCCCTGCTTTAGGACCAGGTCTGCATGGCGTCCCTGCTTTAGGACCAGGTCTGGAGGAGTCCCTGCTTTAGGACCAGGTCTGGAGGAGTCCCTGCTGTAGGACCGGTGTATCTAATGGGTGAAGTGGTTTCTGACGTGTCTTCTTCTGGTTTTCAGTCTCTGGTCATTCCTGAGAAGTTCCAGCACATTCTCCGTGTTCTCAACACGAACATCGATGGCAGGAGGAAGATCGCCTTCGCCATCACTGCCATCAAGGTGagttcttctgtgtgtgtgtgtgtgtgtgtgtgggggggggggggtgagctGGACCTGCCGGGTGGCTGATGCTCTGCAGTGTTGGAGTCGTTCTGGGCCGTTGGTCTGCGTTGGCTCGGCTCTGTAATGACTTTCTGTCTCGTCTCAGGGTGTTGGCAGACGTTACGCTCACGTCGTCCTGAGGAAGGCCGACATCGACCTCAACAAGCGGGCCGGAGAGCTGACTGATGATGAGGTGAGGAAGGAAACCACCAACTCTCCAGAGCCTCCAGACTGTTTTCATCACTTTGCTGTGGCTGAACAGATGTTTGTTCTTCCAGGTTGAGCGTGTGGTCACCATCATGCAGAACCCTCGCCAGTACAAAATCCCAGACTGGTTCCTCAACAGGCAGAAGGACGTCAAGGACGGCAAATACAGTCAGGTAGGTGGTCACCAGTGAAGCACACGGTCACACAACTTACATCATCTCACCAGGTCTCTGGATGACgttatatttaactttaaaaggAGCTGTTAAAGCCTCTACATGTACAGATGTTTGACTGAATAATAACGTACCAGGttagtttatttaaagttatgcGTCATGACGGaagtgtttttacttatttgtttacACCAACATGTTTGACATGTCAGATTAACACCTACATGTTTGACATGTGTCAGATTAACACCTACCTGTTTTGATGTAGTGCAGCAGGTTTGAGACAAATGACTGAATGGAGAATGTGGTTCTGCAGCATTATTCATAAACCACATTGTTTGTGGTATGACACGACAAGAAAACGTCTCTCTGCGGTTTCAGGTGCTCGCTAACGGTCTGGACAACAAGCTGAGAGAAGATCTGGAGAGGCTGAAGAAGATCAGGGCTCACCGGGGTCTCAGGCACTTCTGGGGGTAA is a genomic window containing:
- the rps18 gene encoding 40S ribosomal protein S18 codes for the protein MSLVIPEKFQHILRVLNTNIDGRRKIAFAITAIKGVGRRYAHVVLRKADIDLNKRAGELTDDEVERVVTIMQNPRQYKIPDWFLNRQKDVKDGKYSQVLANGLDNKLREDLERLKKIRAHRGLRHFWGLRVRGQHTKTTGRRGRTVGVSKKK